One Sinorhizobium mexicanum genomic region harbors:
- a CDS encoding DUF2007 domain-containing protein, whose product MKELIRTNDAVLLSFAESLMKDAGIGCLIADQGMSILEGSLGLLPRRFLVAEDDAEKARRILIDAGLGRELRQ is encoded by the coding sequence ATGAAGGAACTGATCCGTACCAACGACGCCGTTCTTCTCTCCTTCGCCGAAAGCCTTATGAAGGACGCCGGCATTGGCTGTCTCATTGCCGATCAGGGCATGAGCATCCTGGAGGGCTCGCTTGGGCTATTGCCGCGCCGTTTCCTGGTCGCGGAGGATGATGCCGAGAAGGCGCGGCGGATCCTGATCGATGCGGGCCTCGGAAGGGAATTGCGGCAGTGA
- a CDS encoding tRNA1(Val) (adenine(37)-N6)-methyltransferase, protein MTTMPETVDAFHRGRFHLIQPLGQGHRSGMDAMLLASLVSCRDRCRVADLGAGAGAAGMAVASRLEEADVLLVERSAIMAGFARRSLALPQNSHFASRVSVLEADVSLNGKARAAAGLPDDAFDHVIMNPPFNDAADRKTPDSLKAEAHAMTGDLFEAWIKTAGAIMKPGGQLSLIARPESIAEIIAACGRRFGGIEITPLLPRAGENAVRILVTAIKQSRKRLVLRAPLIMHDEGTHRFSPEVDDLNNGRAAYRRR, encoded by the coding sequence ATGACGACGATGCCGGAAACCGTGGACGCCTTCCACCGGGGCAGGTTTCATTTGATTCAGCCGCTGGGCCAGGGGCATCGCTCCGGGATGGATGCGATGCTCCTCGCCTCCCTCGTTTCCTGCCGCGATCGTTGCCGCGTGGCCGATCTCGGCGCCGGTGCGGGTGCCGCCGGCATGGCGGTCGCCTCCAGGCTCGAGGAGGCTGATGTGCTCTTGGTGGAGCGTTCGGCGATCATGGCCGGCTTCGCACGCCGCAGCCTCGCACTGCCGCAGAATTCACACTTCGCGTCGCGGGTTTCGGTGCTTGAGGCGGACGTGTCGCTGAACGGCAAGGCGCGCGCCGCCGCGGGCCTGCCGGACGATGCCTTCGATCATGTTATCATGAACCCGCCGTTCAACGACGCGGCGGACCGGAAGACGCCGGACAGCCTTAAGGCCGAGGCTCACGCGATGACCGGCGATCTTTTCGAGGCCTGGATCAAGACCGCTGGGGCGATCATGAAGCCGGGCGGGCAGCTGTCTCTGATCGCCCGGCCGGAATCGATCGCCGAGATCATCGCGGCATGCGGTCGGCGTTTCGGCGGTATCGAGATCACACCGCTTCTTCCGCGCGCGGGCGAGAATGCCGTGCGTATCCTCGTGACAGCGATCAAGCAGAGCCGCAAGCGATTGGTTCTGCGCGCGCCGCTCATCATGCATGACGAGGGAACGCACCGGTTTTCCCCGGAAGTGGACGACCTCAACAATGGGCGCGCGGCATACCGCCGCCGGTGA
- a CDS encoding polyprenyl synthetase family protein, whose product MGVVIPLEDNKNKQASVKPLVDLTMSDMERVNQLILSKAGSDVQMIPEVANHLISSGGKRLRPMLTLAAASLFGYEGDAHVKLATSVEFMHTATLLHDDVVDESDLRRGKSTARTIWGNQASVLVGDFLLGQAFRMMVDVGSLEALDVLSTAASVIAEGEVLQLSVAKNMETTEDDYLQVIRAKTAALFAAAAEVGPIVAATSKANRNALKSYGMNLGLAFQLVDDVLDYGGSSSDLGKNVGDDFREGKITLPVILSYRRGTPEDRTFWREAIEGGNNDGANLEKALGLIRRYGGLTDTIARAQHYGTIARDALAPLPVSPWKSALIEVIDFCIDRVS is encoded by the coding sequence TTGGGCGTAGTGATACCGCTGGAAGACAATAAAAACAAACAGGCGTCTGTGAAGCCGCTCGTCGACCTGACCATGTCCGACATGGAGCGGGTCAACCAACTCATCCTGTCCAAAGCCGGCTCCGATGTCCAGATGATCCCGGAGGTCGCCAACCACCTGATTTCGTCCGGCGGCAAACGCCTGCGCCCCATGCTGACGCTCGCCGCCGCCTCGCTGTTCGGCTACGAAGGCGACGCCCACGTCAAGCTCGCGACCAGCGTCGAATTCATGCATACGGCGACGCTGCTGCACGACGACGTCGTGGACGAAAGCGATCTCAGGCGTGGAAAATCGACGGCACGCACGATCTGGGGCAACCAGGCAAGCGTGCTCGTTGGCGACTTCCTGCTTGGCCAAGCGTTTCGCATGATGGTCGATGTCGGCTCGCTCGAAGCCCTCGACGTGCTTTCGACGGCCGCCTCGGTCATTGCCGAAGGCGAAGTCCTGCAGCTTTCGGTCGCCAAGAACATGGAGACGACCGAAGACGACTACCTGCAGGTCATCCGCGCCAAGACGGCGGCGCTCTTCGCCGCAGCGGCGGAAGTCGGGCCGATCGTTGCGGCTACCAGCAAGGCGAACCGCAACGCGCTGAAGTCGTACGGCATGAACCTCGGACTGGCCTTTCAATTGGTCGACGACGTCCTCGACTACGGCGGCTCTTCGAGCGACCTCGGCAAGAACGTCGGCGATGACTTCCGTGAAGGCAAGATCACGCTTCCGGTCATCCTCTCCTATCGCCGCGGCACGCCGGAGGACCGCACCTTCTGGCGCGAAGCCATCGAAGGCGGGAACAATGACGGTGCCAATCTCGAAAAGGCGCTGGGGCTCATCCGGCGCTATGGCGGGCTTACCGACACGATTGCGCGTGCGCAGCATTATGGCACGATCGCGCGTGACGCCTTGGCGCCGTTGCCGGTTTCTCCTTGGAAATCAGCGCTGATAGAGGTGATCGATTTCTGCATCGATCGAGTGAGCTAG
- a CDS encoding S49 family peptidase: protein MAGFLKRLMPRRFRGEGLTIPAIRLHGTIMAGGGQFRPVLNLATVAPLLDKAFSVKEAPAIAISINSPGGSPVQSRLIYQRIRDLAEEKKKRVLIFVEDVAASGGYMIALAGDEIIADPTSIVGSIGVVSGGFGFPELLKKIGVERRVYTAGENKVVLDPFQPEKERDVEFLKSLQLEIHDTFIQMVKTRRGSLLADHPDIFSGLFWTGRRGQELGLVDALGDMRGEVKRRYGAKTRLELIQPARSLFGRRQPGAAVAAAVAAPLAASAAAGLVEAIEEKALWARYGL, encoded by the coding sequence ATGGCCGGATTCTTGAAAAGGCTGATGCCGAGACGGTTCCGCGGGGAGGGGTTGACGATCCCGGCGATCCGGCTTCACGGCACGATCATGGCCGGTGGCGGCCAATTTCGTCCGGTTCTCAACCTTGCGACCGTGGCCCCGCTTCTGGACAAGGCGTTTTCGGTCAAGGAGGCGCCGGCGATTGCCATATCCATCAATTCGCCGGGCGGCTCGCCGGTACAGTCGCGCCTGATTTACCAGCGTATTCGCGACCTTGCTGAAGAAAAGAAGAAGCGCGTCCTCATCTTCGTCGAGGACGTGGCCGCGTCCGGCGGTTACATGATCGCGCTTGCCGGCGACGAGATCATCGCCGATCCGACCTCGATCGTTGGTTCGATCGGCGTTGTTTCCGGTGGCTTCGGTTTCCCGGAACTGCTCAAGAAGATCGGCGTCGAACGGCGCGTCTATACGGCCGGCGAGAACAAGGTAGTGCTCGATCCGTTCCAGCCGGAAAAAGAGCGCGACGTCGAGTTCCTCAAGAGCCTGCAACTCGAGATCCACGACACGTTCATCCAGATGGTCAAGACCCGCCGGGGATCTCTTCTGGCCGACCATCCTGACATTTTCTCCGGCCTTTTCTGGACCGGCCGGCGCGGGCAGGAACTCGGCCTTGTCGATGCTCTCGGCGACATGCGTGGAGAGGTGAAGAGGCGTTATGGCGCAAAAACGCGCCTCGAATTGATCCAGCCGGCCCGTAGTCTCTTCGGTCGCCGCCAGCCGGGCGCCGCCGTTGCCGCGGCAGTCGCCGCGCCCCTGGCTGCGTCCGCGGCCGCCGGGCTTGTCGAAGCAATCGAGGAAAAGGCACTGTGGGCGCGATACGGGCTCTGA
- a CDS encoding PA0069 family radical SAM protein, producing the protein MTELSQLRQGAFAPANTADMAEAMIKGTGLRIDIDRRRGRGAGLNMTGRFEPQTREVFDDGWESIEELPPFKTEVQVEKPRAVITRNESPDIGFDRSINPYRGCEHGCIYCFARPTHSYMGLSAGLDFESKLFAKPDAPRLLERELARPDYKVRPIAIGTNTDPYQPIEKEWRIMRQILEVLKAANHPVMIVTKSAMVTRDIDLLAPMAEMGLARVGISVTTLDRKLARTMEPRASTPTKRLEAIRAISDAGIPAGVLVSPIIPALNDHEIERVLDSAKTAGASEASYVLLRLPLEVSPLFRDWLLRNYPDRYRHVMSLIRSMRGGKDYDAEFGKRMKGAGPYAWQIGRRFELAAKRLGLNLTRRQLRNDVFVPPLGMGVQLSLL; encoded by the coding sequence ATGACCGAGCTGTCTCAATTGAGGCAGGGTGCTTTTGCACCCGCCAACACCGCGGATATGGCCGAAGCAATGATCAAGGGGACGGGCCTGAGGATCGACATCGATCGTCGGCGCGGCCGCGGCGCCGGCCTCAACATGACGGGCCGCTTCGAACCGCAAACCCGCGAGGTCTTCGACGACGGTTGGGAGAGCATCGAGGAACTGCCGCCTTTCAAGACCGAGGTCCAGGTCGAGAAGCCCCGGGCGGTCATCACGCGCAACGAGTCCCCGGACATCGGTTTCGACCGCTCGATCAACCCTTACCGCGGCTGCGAGCACGGCTGCATCTATTGTTTTGCACGGCCGACCCACTCGTACATGGGCCTTTCGGCAGGCCTTGACTTCGAGTCCAAGCTTTTCGCCAAGCCGGACGCTCCGCGTTTGCTGGAGCGTGAATTGGCAAGGCCCGACTACAAGGTTCGCCCAATTGCGATCGGCACCAATACCGACCCTTATCAGCCGATCGAGAAGGAATGGCGGATCATGCGCCAGATCCTCGAAGTGTTGAAGGCGGCGAACCACCCGGTGATGATCGTCACCAAATCGGCAATGGTGACGCGCGACATCGATCTGCTTGCCCCGATGGCGGAAATGGGTCTAGCGCGGGTCGGCATTTCGGTGACCACGCTCGATCGAAAACTGGCGCGCACGATGGAGCCGCGGGCATCGACGCCGACAAAGCGGCTCGAGGCGATCCGCGCCATCTCCGACGCGGGTATTCCCGCCGGTGTTCTGGTTTCACCGATCATTCCGGCATTGAACGACCATGAGATCGAGCGCGTGCTCGATTCGGCGAAGACGGCGGGCGCGTCGGAAGCGAGCTACGTGCTGTTGCGGCTGCCGCTCGAGGTGAGCCCGCTCTTTCGCGACTGGCTGCTGCGCAATTATCCCGACCGCTATCGCCACGTCATGTCGCTGATCCGCTCCATGCGGGGCGGCAAGGACTATGACGCCGAGTTTGGCAAGCGCATGAAGGGGGCGGGTCCTTATGCCTGGCAGATCGGCCGGCGCTTCGAACTTGCTGCCAAGCGCCTGGGGCTCAACCTGACGCGCCGGCAATTGCGGAATGATGTCTTCGTTCCGCCGCTCGGAATGGGGGTCCAACTGTCGCTGCTTTAG
- a CDS encoding LemA family protein: protein MIGLAIGVAVILYLVFVYNGLVKARQVAEEAWSGIDVQLKRRADLIPNLIETVKGYAAHEKSTLEEVVSLRNRAQAMPQGDVAGRAAVEGALSQALGKLFALAEAYPDLKANENFAELQQTLETIEGEIQMSRRYYNGAARDLNVKVESFPSNLIANAFRFAKAGYFEIANEADRAVPSVKF, encoded by the coding sequence ATGATCGGACTGGCAATCGGCGTCGCGGTGATCCTTTATCTGGTTTTCGTCTACAACGGCCTCGTCAAGGCACGACAGGTCGCCGAAGAGGCCTGGTCCGGCATCGATGTGCAATTGAAGCGGCGCGCTGATCTGATCCCCAATCTGATCGAGACGGTGAAGGGCTATGCGGCGCACGAAAAGTCGACGCTTGAAGAAGTCGTCTCATTGCGCAATCGAGCGCAAGCCATGCCGCAGGGCGATGTCGCAGGCAGGGCGGCGGTTGAAGGAGCGCTGTCACAGGCGCTCGGCAAGCTCTTTGCGCTCGCGGAAGCCTATCCGGACCTCAAGGCCAACGAGAATTTTGCGGAGCTCCAGCAGACACTGGAGACGATCGAAGGCGAGATCCAGATGTCGCGACGCTATTATAATGGCGCTGCCCGTGATCTCAACGTCAAGGTCGAAAGCTTCCCGTCCAATCTGATCGCCAATGCCTTCCGCTTTGCCAAGGCCGGCTATTTCGAGATTGCCAATGAAGCGGACCGGGCGGTGCCATCGGTCAAGTTCTGA
- a CDS encoding glycosyl transferase: MLTIIMETRDNEPELAQTLSVLVAGAVEGLVSDVIILDHGSKDGSLRVADAAGCRFCVDWHLDDIVRSARGEWLMLLEPGARPTGRWVEELLEYVSLNRNPARFSPSRMHRRPLLNRLSRRTRPLETGLLMQKRDAIAVARANMQLSDMANVRAVRKLATELVPAWVAAGNRSAAE; the protein is encoded by the coding sequence ATGCTGACGATCATCATGGAAACGAGGGACAACGAGCCCGAACTCGCGCAGACGCTGTCGGTGCTTGTTGCCGGCGCCGTGGAGGGCCTTGTCAGCGATGTCATCATTCTCGATCACGGCTCGAAAGACGGTTCGCTGCGTGTCGCCGACGCAGCCGGCTGCCGTTTCTGCGTCGATTGGCACCTGGACGACATTGTCCGTTCGGCACGCGGCGAATGGCTGATGCTCCTGGAACCGGGCGCGCGGCCCACTGGGCGTTGGGTGGAAGAGCTTCTTGAATATGTGTCGCTCAACAGAAATCCGGCTCGGTTCTCTCCTTCACGCATGCATCGCCGCCCGCTGCTAAACCGCCTGTCGCGCAGGACACGCCCCCTTGAGACAGGCCTTCTGATGCAGAAGCGCGATGCGATTGCCGTCGCCCGCGCGAATATGCAGCTGAGCGACATGGCCAATGTTCGTGCCGTGCGCAAACTGGCGACCGAGCTCGTTCCCGCCTGGGTAGCGGCCGGCAATCGTTCGGCTGCGGAGTAG
- a CDS encoding tetratricopeptide repeat protein: protein MRQNTLLRLLSGAALIALASVAGSYQAFAEEKAAVEDTKPFDIRSVDTFSGAFLAARTADVDRDFASATELYKTALQFEPDNNDVKQRLMITLLMAGKLDEGVKIAEDLKSDPAVERITTVVRAIEAIRKREYRSAQKLLAYDGPNDLDRMMNTLLSAWAKFGQGRPKEALAQIKALDGPEWFRVFKNYHAGAIALAAGDKATARARLNDAILDREGGSAAPDTFMRSVEALARFEAREGNKQKALDTIAVGEGMVNNYTPLEALRKSIEEGKPQEQQVRNAVQGAAAVLFSVGGALNREGAEDVVSLYLQTARQLDPESADILVMLGGIAENLKKEDEAIALYKSVPEGSPMRRLSELQLGLSLASIGKVDEAKKHLRALIDVDPKNIRNYLAYGSVLSDAKDYKEMGELYDRAVAAIGPVPKRGDWTVFFQRGIAYERQKIWEKAEPNFRKALELNPDQPQVLNYLGYSWVDMNINLDEGLDMIRKAVELKPDDGYIVDSLGWAYFRMNRFDDAVTELERAAELMAGDATINDHLGDAYWRVGRKLEAVFQWNQTLELKPEEAEIPKIKAKIENGLPPLKPQVPAAADAKELPKKTGPATPDKKS, encoded by the coding sequence ATGCGGCAAAACACACTTCTTCGCCTTCTTAGCGGCGCGGCACTGATAGCCCTCGCATCGGTGGCCGGCAGCTATCAGGCCTTTGCCGAGGAAAAGGCGGCGGTCGAAGACACGAAGCCGTTCGACATCAGATCGGTTGACACCTTTTCCGGCGCTTTTCTGGCCGCCCGCACGGCCGACGTGGATCGCGACTTCGCGTCAGCAACCGAGCTCTACAAGACTGCCCTGCAGTTCGAGCCGGACAACAACGACGTCAAGCAGCGGCTGATGATCACGCTGCTCATGGCGGGCAAGCTTGACGAGGGCGTCAAGATCGCAGAGGACCTCAAGTCCGATCCGGCCGTCGAACGGATCACGACGGTCGTACGCGCAATCGAAGCGATCCGCAAACGTGAATACCGCAGCGCCCAGAAGCTGCTTGCCTATGACGGCCCGAACGATCTAGACCGGATGATGAATACGCTTCTGTCCGCCTGGGCGAAGTTCGGCCAGGGCCGACCGAAGGAAGCGCTGGCGCAGATCAAGGCGCTCGACGGCCCGGAATGGTTCCGCGTCTTCAAGAACTATCATGCCGGTGCGATCGCGCTTGCCGCCGGCGACAAGGCAACAGCACGCGCACGGCTCAACGACGCCATTCTCGACCGCGAGGGCGGCAGCGCCGCTCCCGACACGTTCATGCGCTCGGTCGAGGCACTGGCGCGCTTCGAGGCCCGTGAGGGCAACAAGCAAAAGGCGCTCGACACCATTGCCGTCGGCGAAGGCATGGTCAACAACTACACGCCGCTCGAAGCGCTGAGAAAGAGCATCGAGGAAGGCAAGCCCCAGGAGCAGCAGGTTCGCAACGCCGTGCAGGGCGCCGCCGCCGTGCTCTTTTCCGTCGGAGGCGCACTCAATCGCGAAGGCGCGGAAGACGTCGTTTCGCTCTATCTGCAGACGGCGCGCCAGCTCGATCCGGAAAGTGCCGACATCCTCGTCATGCTTGGCGGGATTGCCGAAAACCTGAAAAAGGAAGACGAGGCGATCGCGCTTTACAAGAGCGTCCCGGAAGGTTCGCCAATGCGCCGCCTCTCCGAGCTCCAGCTCGGTCTTAGCCTTGCCAGCATCGGCAAGGTCGATGAGGCCAAGAAGCACCTTAGAGCGCTGATCGACGTCGATCCCAAGAATATCCGCAACTATCTCGCCTATGGCAGCGTGCTGTCGGACGCCAAAGACTACAAGGAGATGGGCGAGCTCTATGATCGGGCCGTTGCCGCCATCGGTCCCGTCCCGAAGCGCGGCGACTGGACCGTATTCTTCCAGCGCGGCATCGCCTACGAGCGACAGAAGATCTGGGAAAAGGCCGAGCCGAACTTCCGTAAGGCGCTGGAGCTCAATCCGGATCAACCGCAGGTCCTGAACTATCTCGGCTATTCCTGGGTCGACATGAACATAAATCTCGACGAGGGCCTCGACATGATCCGCAAGGCGGTCGAGCTCAAGCCCGACGACGGCTACATCGTCGACTCGCTCGGATGGGCCTATTTCCGCATGAACCGGTTCGACGATGCCGTGACTGAACTCGAGCGTGCGGCCGAATTGATGGCCGGCGACGCCACGATCAACGACCACCTGGGCGATGCTTACTGGCGGGTCGGACGCAAGCTCGAAGCGGTGTTCCAGTGGAACCAGACACTGGAGTTGAAGCCCGAGGAAGCGGAAATCCCGAAGATCAAGGCGAAGATCGAAAACGGCTTGCCGCCGCTCAAGCCGCAGGTTCCGGCCGCGGCCGACGCCAAGGAGTTGCCGAAGAAGACGGGCCCCGCGACGCCGGACAAGAAATCCTGA
- the moaB gene encoding molybdenum cofactor biosynthesis protein B has protein sequence MPGIDEGRRFIPVGIAVLTVSDTRTRADDRSGDTLEARIREAGHRLEARAIVRDDRQKIYDQVKAWTLDDAIDVIITTGGTGFTGRDVTPEALEPLFEKRMDGFSEVFHRISYEKIGTSTIQSRATGGVANATFIFVLPGSPGACKDAWDGILKQQLDYRHMPCNFVEIMPRLDEHLQRG, from the coding sequence ATGCCTGGCATCGACGAAGGCCGCCGCTTCATTCCCGTCGGCATTGCCGTGCTTACGGTATCCGACACGCGCACGCGCGCCGACGACAGGTCAGGCGACACACTTGAGGCGCGCATTCGCGAGGCCGGCCATCGGCTCGAAGCACGGGCGATCGTCCGGGACGACCGGCAGAAGATCTACGATCAAGTAAAGGCCTGGACGCTGGACGATGCGATCGACGTTATCATTACCACCGGAGGCACCGGCTTCACCGGCCGCGACGTGACACCGGAGGCGCTCGAGCCCCTCTTCGAAAAGCGCATGGACGGCTTTTCCGAAGTGTTCCATCGGATCTCCTACGAGAAGATCGGCACGTCCACGATCCAGTCGCGAGCCACCGGCGGTGTCGCCAATGCTACCTTCATCTTCGTCCTGCCCGGATCGCCGGGCGCCTGCAAGGACGCTTGGGACGGTATCCTGAAGCAACAGCTCGACTATCGGCACATGCCCTGCAATTTCGTTGAAATCATGCCGCGGTTGGACGAGCACCTCCAACGCGGCTAG
- a CDS encoding 4-(cytidine 5'-diphospho)-2-C-methyl-D-erythritol kinase, protein MHQGGIPGFALTCAAPAKINLALHVVGQRADGHHLLESLVTFADCGDRIGLALADADSFTVSGRFSDGLPLSAENQGGNLVLRARDLLRRELTSRGIAAGPVHLHLQKNLPVASGIGGGSADAAATLRGLLMLWGVSLEPATLDTVALALGADVPMCLYGGPLLAEGIGEKITALPDLPSFAIVLVNPLVAVSTPMIFRTLLNKRNPPLVLPKDMSTVAEWLSAMADMRNDLERPARALVPAIEEVSSSLKAGGARLVRMSGSGATCFGLFDSDERAQRAVERISASHPEWYVCAARTTAPRVKSDAQRSL, encoded by the coding sequence ATGCATCAGGGCGGCATTCCGGGCTTCGCGCTGACATGCGCGGCGCCCGCCAAGATCAATCTCGCACTGCATGTCGTCGGCCAGCGCGCGGACGGCCACCATCTTCTGGAAAGCCTCGTTACTTTCGCGGATTGCGGCGACCGGATCGGTCTCGCGTTGGCTGATGCCGACAGCTTCACCGTGTCCGGACGCTTCTCGGACGGGCTGCCGCTTTCGGCGGAGAACCAGGGTGGCAATCTGGTGTTGCGCGCACGCGACCTGTTGCGGCGCGAACTGACGTCACGAGGCATCGCCGCCGGTCCGGTCCATCTCCATCTCCAAAAGAACCTACCCGTCGCCTCCGGCATCGGCGGCGGTTCGGCGGATGCGGCGGCAACCCTTCGGGGTCTCCTCATGCTGTGGGGTGTTTCCTTGGAGCCGGCTACGCTCGATACCGTTGCGCTCGCGCTCGGGGCGGATGTGCCAATGTGCCTCTACGGAGGACCGCTTCTGGCCGAGGGAATCGGCGAGAAGATCACCGCCCTTCCCGATCTCCCGTCCTTCGCGATCGTCCTCGTCAATCCGCTGGTCGCCGTTTCGACACCGATGATCTTCCGGACGCTCCTGAACAAGAGGAATCCCCCGCTCGTCCTGCCGAAGGATATGAGCACAGTCGCGGAATGGTTGTCGGCGATGGCCGATATGCGCAACGATCTGGAGAGGCCCGCGCGGGCGCTCGTTCCTGCGATCGAGGAGGTGTCGAGCAGCCTGAAGGCGGGGGGTGCCAGGCTTGTGCGCATGTCCGGCTCTGGCGCCACCTGCTTCGGGCTGTTCGACAGCGACGAAAGAGCGCAGCGGGCGGTCGAGCGTATTTCCGCCAGCCATCCGGAATGGTACGTTTGCGCCGCGCGAACCACAGCGCCGCGCGTCAAATCGGATGCGCAGAGGTCGCTGTAG
- a CDS encoding glycine--tRNA ligase subunit alpha: MTTASLPDHMNPKRSFQALILTLHNYWADKGCAVLQPYDMEVGAGTFHPATTLRALGPRPWRAAYVQPSRRPTDGRYGENPNRLQHYYQYQVLLKPNPSNLQELYLGSLRAIGLDPLLHDIRFVEDDWESPTLGAWGLGWECWCDGMEVSQFTYFQQVCGIECSPVSGELTYGLERLAMYVQGVDNVYDLNFNGREGAEKINYGDVFLQAEQEYSRHNFEYANTAMLHQHFIDAEKECLALLAAGAPGDSSNNRLHKCVFPAYDQCIKASHVFNLLDARGVISVTERQSYILRVRTLAKACGEAFLLTDAGGANWNREAA; this comes from the coding sequence ATGACCACCGCCTCCCTCCCGGACCATATGAACCCGAAGCGCTCGTTTCAGGCCCTGATTCTGACGCTGCACAACTATTGGGCTGACAAGGGCTGCGCTGTGCTCCAGCCATACGACATGGAGGTTGGCGCCGGTACCTTTCATCCGGCGACGACGCTCCGCGCGCTCGGGCCGAGGCCGTGGCGAGCGGCGTACGTCCAGCCGTCACGCCGCCCGACCGACGGGCGCTACGGCGAGAACCCGAACCGGCTCCAGCACTACTACCAGTACCAGGTGCTCCTGAAGCCGAACCCATCCAACCTGCAGGAACTCTATCTCGGCTCGCTGCGCGCGATCGGCCTCGACCCGCTGCTGCACGACATCCGCTTCGTCGAAGATGACTGGGAGAGCCCGACGCTCGGCGCCTGGGGTCTCGGCTGGGAGTGCTGGTGCGACGGCATGGAAGTGTCGCAGTTCACCTATTTCCAGCAGGTCTGCGGCATCGAGTGCTCGCCGGTGTCGGGCGAGCTGACCTATGGTCTCGAGCGCCTCGCCATGTATGTCCAGGGCGTCGACAATGTTTACGACCTGAACTTCAATGGTCGCGAGGGCGCCGAGAAGATCAACTATGGCGACGTTTTCCTGCAGGCCGAGCAGGAATATTCGCGGCATAATTTCGAATATGCCAACACGGCGATGCTCCATCAGCATTTCATCGACGCGGAAAAGGAGTGCCTCGCACTTCTGGCAGCCGGCGCACCCGGCGACAGCAGCAACAATCGCCTGCATAAATGCGTCTTCCCCGCCTACGACCAGTGCATCAAGGCGAGCCACGTCTTCAATCTGCTGGATGCGCGAGGTGTGATTTCCGTGACAGAACGCCAGAGCTATATTCTGCGCGTCCGTACGCTGGCAAAGGCTTGCGGGGAGGCGTTCCTGCTCACCGATGCAGGCGGTGCGAACTGGAACAGGGAAGCGGCATAA